In Monomorium pharaonis isolate MP-MQ-018 chromosome 3, ASM1337386v2, whole genome shotgun sequence, a genomic segment contains:
- the LOC105840925 gene encoding putative helicase MOV-10 isoform X5 produces the protein MDFVKFLLHMVYRIRSLFVLVIFNSIFIMQRKNENQDFMICTAPALASRLKLPVVIIPFNLEFALKKINGLELYSKTPNKSGFNLNLFNNYKICIESLSDVNKITEQNYLVILKICLYLIQFEINCEMKKCTLLKYSIKKFDLIEDCFIIDMSSLNNDYSIIIPNDNVILCEINTKVIIKARVVKVQENYIIIKPYYSRDVKILNSEENQYNIRFWSQHWPLRCCHYALNIISKCNWTEIVFPQLKTHCTDMELDIKWINPNIKENEQQKQAVKKILNKTAQPAPYIIFGPPGTGKTATVVEAICQIVRQFPTKNILMCTVSNAAADEITKRLTKNVPMNLIHRMYAPSREWGTVDKKIQPCANFVEETTIFLSKELLLRKKIIITTLISATRLIEVELRENHFSYIFIDEASQATEPDMLIPLAIMKRIEDERIESQVQIVMAGDPYQLGPVIRCRRVKHLLGKFFFKTLNMLFIYYNFIVITFITCTETSMLERLMNVCGLYKKQDEKYNPNYITKLVKNYRSHENLLHISNQLFYDNELEICGGADTQMALNWSYLPNKNFPMIFQEVRDIEIRATTRSVSNRGEVQAVMAYLDILMKSKFGKRTITSQDIGIITPFKQQQLDISHHLATKNLKDITVGTVETFQGQERNVIILSTVRSESFVHNGEEHIGLLSNPKKNDSSDNGVSSTTGIIC, from the exons ATGGatttcgtaaaatttcttcttcatATG GTTTACCGGATTAGGTCACTGTTtgtattagtaatttttaacagtattttcataatgcagaGAAAGAATGAGAATCAAGattttat gaTTTGTACAGCACCTGCATTGGCATCAAGATTGAAGTTGCCAGTAGTTATTATTccatttaatttagaatttgcattaaaaaagataaatggcTTAGAACTGTACAGCAAAACTCCGAACAAAAgtggatttaatttaaacctatttaataattataaaatatgcattgAAAGTTTGTCTGATGTAAACAAGATAACCGAACAGAATTATttggttatattaaaaatatgtttatatctaATACAATTCGAAATAAATTGTGAAATGAAAAAGTGCACATTGTTAAAGTATTCaattaagaaatttgatttgatagaagattgttttattattgatatgaGCTCTTTGAATAATGattattctataattatacCAAATGATAATGTGATTCTTTGTGAAATTAATactaaagtaataattaaagccAGAGTCGTAAAAgtacaagaaaattatataataataaaacccTATTATTCCAG agatgtaaaaatattgaacagCGAGGAGAACCAATATAACATACGTTTCTGGAGTCAACATTGGCCATTAAGATGCTGTCATtatgcattaaatataataagtaagtGCAATTGGACTGAGATAGTATTCCCACAATTGAAGACACATTGCACAGATATGGAACt TGACATCAAATGGATAAATCCtaacataaaagaaaatgaacaACAAAAGCAAGCagtgaaaaagatattaaataaaacagcaCAACCTGCaccttatataatttttggtcCCCCAGGTACTGGAAAGACAGCAACAGTGGTTGAAGCTATATGTCAG ATTGTGAGACAATTTccgacaaaaaatatattgatgtGCACGGTATCTAATGCAGCAGCTGATGAAATAACCAAAAGATTAACTAAAAATGTTCCAATGAACCTGATACATCGAATGTATGCTCCGTCTAGAGAATg ggGGACTGTAGATAAGAAAATTCAACCATGTGCGAATTTTGTTGAGGAAACTACAATCTTTTTATCAAAGGAGCTAttgttacgaaaaaaaattattattacaacattAATATCGGCCACAAg ATTAATTGAGGTAGAATTGCgagaaaatcatttttcttacatatttaTCGATGAGGCAAGTCAAGCAACTGAACCAGATATGTTAATTCCGCTCGCGATAATGAAAAGAATCGAAGATGAGAGAATTGAATCTCAAGTACAAATTGTTATGGCTGGTGATCCTTATCAATTGGGACCTGTCATTCGTTGCAGAAGAGTTAAGCATCTTCTTggcaagtttttttttaagacattaaatatgttatttatatattacaattttatagttattacatttattacttGTACAGAAACATCTATGTTGGAAAGATTAATGAATGTTTGTGGTCTATATAAAAAGcaagatgaaaaatataatccaaactacataacaaaattagttaaaaattaccgTAGTCACGAAAATCTTTTGCACatttcaaatcaattattttatgacaATGAATTAGAGATTTGTGGAGGAGCTGATACACAAATGGCTTTAAATTGGTCGTACttgccaaataaaaattttcctaTGATATTTCAAGAAGTTCGAGATATAGAAATAAGAGCCACAACACGTAG TGTCTCTAACAGAGGTGAAGTACAAGCGGTAATGGCATATTTGGATATATTAATGAAGTCAAAATTTGGTAAACGCACAATAACGTCACAGGACATTGGAATCATAACGCCTTTTAAACAACAGCAGCTAGACATCAGCCATCATTTAGCTACTAAAAACTTGAAAGACATAACTGTGGGAACAGTTGAAACATTTCAAGGACAAGAACGAAATGTGATCATATTGTCAACGGTACGATCTGAAAGCTTCGTACATAATGGCGAAGAGCATATTGGCTTGTTATCTAATCCAAAg AAGAATGACAGTAGTGATAACGGCGTATCAAGTACAACAGGAATTATCTGTTAA
- the LOC105840925 gene encoding putative helicase MOV-10 isoform X3, with protein sequence MDFVKFLLHMVYRIRSLFVLVIFNSIFIMQRKNENQDFMICTAPALASRLKLPVVIIPFNLEFALKKINGLELYSKTPNKSGFNLNLFNNYKICIESLSDVNKITEQNYLVILKICLYLIQFEINCEMKKCTLLKYSIKKFDLIEDCFIIDMSSLNNDYSIIIPNDNVILCEINTKVIIKARVVKVQENYIIIKPYYSRDVKILNSEENQYNIRFWSQHWPLRCCHYALNIISKCNWTEIVFPQLKTHCTDMELDIKWINPNIKENEQQKQAVKKILNKTAQPAPYIIFGPPGTGKTATVVEAICQIVRQFPTKNILMCTVSNAAADEITKRLTKNVPMNLIHRMYAPSREWGTVDKKIQPCANFVEETTIFLSKELLLRKKIIITTLISATRLIEVELRENHFSYIFIDEASQATEPDMLIPLAIMKRIEDERIESQVQIVMAGDPYQLGPVIRCRRVKHLLETSMLERLMNVCGLYKKQDEKYNPNYITKLVKNYRSHENLLHISNQLFYDNELEICGGADTQMALNWSYLPNKNFPMIFQEVRDIEIRATTRSVSNRGEVQAVMAYLDILMKSKFGKRTITSQDIGIITPFKQQQLDISHHLATKNLKDITVGTVETFQGQERNVIILSTVRSESFVHNGEEHIGLLSNPKRFNVALTRAKALIIIMGNPDVLCKDKYWKILLTYCKKHNGYISFEEMLNKDVIIKLNSNSKLYS encoded by the exons ATGGatttcgtaaaatttcttcttcatATG GTTTACCGGATTAGGTCACTGTTtgtattagtaatttttaacagtattttcataatgcagaGAAAGAATGAGAATCAAGattttat gaTTTGTACAGCACCTGCATTGGCATCAAGATTGAAGTTGCCAGTAGTTATTATTccatttaatttagaatttgcattaaaaaagataaatggcTTAGAACTGTACAGCAAAACTCCGAACAAAAgtggatttaatttaaacctatttaataattataaaatatgcattgAAAGTTTGTCTGATGTAAACAAGATAACCGAACAGAATTATttggttatattaaaaatatgtttatatctaATACAATTCGAAATAAATTGTGAAATGAAAAAGTGCACATTGTTAAAGTATTCaattaagaaatttgatttgatagaagattgttttattattgatatgaGCTCTTTGAATAATGattattctataattatacCAAATGATAATGTGATTCTTTGTGAAATTAATactaaagtaataattaaagccAGAGTCGTAAAAgtacaagaaaattatataataataaaacccTATTATTCCAG agatgtaaaaatattgaacagCGAGGAGAACCAATATAACATACGTTTCTGGAGTCAACATTGGCCATTAAGATGCTGTCATtatgcattaaatataataagtaagtGCAATTGGACTGAGATAGTATTCCCACAATTGAAGACACATTGCACAGATATGGAACt TGACATCAAATGGATAAATCCtaacataaaagaaaatgaacaACAAAAGCAAGCagtgaaaaagatattaaataaaacagcaCAACCTGCaccttatataatttttggtcCCCCAGGTACTGGAAAGACAGCAACAGTGGTTGAAGCTATATGTCAG ATTGTGAGACAATTTccgacaaaaaatatattgatgtGCACGGTATCTAATGCAGCAGCTGATGAAATAACCAAAAGATTAACTAAAAATGTTCCAATGAACCTGATACATCGAATGTATGCTCCGTCTAGAGAATg ggGGACTGTAGATAAGAAAATTCAACCATGTGCGAATTTTGTTGAGGAAACTACAATCTTTTTATCAAAGGAGCTAttgttacgaaaaaaaattattattacaacattAATATCGGCCACAAg ATTAATTGAGGTAGAATTGCgagaaaatcatttttcttacatatttaTCGATGAGGCAAGTCAAGCAACTGAACCAGATATGTTAATTCCGCTCGCGATAATGAAAAGAATCGAAGATGAGAGAATTGAATCTCAAGTACAAATTGTTATGGCTGGTGATCCTTATCAATTGGGACCTGTCATTCGTTGCAGAAGAGTTAAGCATCTTCTTg AAACATCTATGTTGGAAAGATTAATGAATGTTTGTGGTCTATATAAAAAGcaagatgaaaaatataatccaaactacataacaaaattagttaaaaattaccgTAGTCACGAAAATCTTTTGCACatttcaaatcaattattttatgacaATGAATTAGAGATTTGTGGAGGAGCTGATACACAAATGGCTTTAAATTGGTCGTACttgccaaataaaaattttcctaTGATATTTCAAGAAGTTCGAGATATAGAAATAAGAGCCACAACACGTAG TGTCTCTAACAGAGGTGAAGTACAAGCGGTAATGGCATATTTGGATATATTAATGAAGTCAAAATTTGGTAAACGCACAATAACGTCACAGGACATTGGAATCATAACGCCTTTTAAACAACAGCAGCTAGACATCAGCCATCATTTAGCTACTAAAAACTTGAAAGACATAACTGTGGGAACAGTTGAAACATTTCAAGGACAAGAACGAAATGTGATCATATTGTCAACGGTACGATCTGAAAGCTTCGTACATAATGGCGAAGAGCATATTGGCTTGTTATCTAATCCAAAg agatTTAATGTTGCTTTAACACGTGCAAAGGCACTTATAATCATTATGGGAAATCCAGATGTACTCTGCAAAGATAAATATTGGAAAATACTTTTGACGTACTGTAAGAAGCATAACGGATATATTTCCTTTGAAGAGATGTTAAACAaagatgtaataataaaattaaacagtaATTCTAAACTTTATTCATAG
- the LOC105840925 gene encoding putative helicase MOV-10 isoform X4 produces MQRKNENQDFMICTAPALASRLKLPVVIIPFNLEFALKKINGLELYSKTPNKSGFNLNLFNNYKICIESLSDVNKITEQNYLVILKICLYLIQFEINCEMKKCTLLKYSIKKFDLIEDCFIIDMSSLNNDYSIIIPNDNVILCEINTKVIIKARVVKVQENYIIIKPYYSRDVKILNSEENQYNIRFWSQHWPLRCCHYALNIISKCNWTEIVFPQLKTHCTDMELDIKWINPNIKENEQQKQAVKKILNKTAQPAPYIIFGPPGTGKTATVVEAICQIVRQFPTKNILMCTVSNAAADEITKRLTKNVPMNLIHRMYAPSREWGTVDKKIQPCANFVEETTIFLSKELLLRKKIIITTLISATRLIEVELRENHFSYIFIDEASQATEPDMLIPLAIMKRIEDERIESQVQIVMAGDPYQLGPVIRCRRVKHLLGKFFFKTLNMLFIYYNFIVITFITCTETSMLERLMNVCGLYKKQDEKYNPNYITKLVKNYRSHENLLHISNQLFYDNELEICGGADTQMALNWSYLPNKNFPMIFQEVRDIEIRATTRSVSNRGEVQAVMAYLDILMKSKFGKRTITSQDIGIITPFKQQQLDISHHLATKNLKDITVGTVETFQGQERNVIILSTVRSESFVHNGEEHIGLLSNPKRFNVALTRAKALIIIMGNPDVLCKDKYWKILLTYCKKHNGYISFEEMLNKDVIIKLNSNSKLYS; encoded by the exons atgcagaGAAAGAATGAGAATCAAGattttat gaTTTGTACAGCACCTGCATTGGCATCAAGATTGAAGTTGCCAGTAGTTATTATTccatttaatttagaatttgcattaaaaaagataaatggcTTAGAACTGTACAGCAAAACTCCGAACAAAAgtggatttaatttaaacctatttaataattataaaatatgcattgAAAGTTTGTCTGATGTAAACAAGATAACCGAACAGAATTATttggttatattaaaaatatgtttatatctaATACAATTCGAAATAAATTGTGAAATGAAAAAGTGCACATTGTTAAAGTATTCaattaagaaatttgatttgatagaagattgttttattattgatatgaGCTCTTTGAATAATGattattctataattatacCAAATGATAATGTGATTCTTTGTGAAATTAATactaaagtaataattaaagccAGAGTCGTAAAAgtacaagaaaattatataataataaaacccTATTATTCCAG agatgtaaaaatattgaacagCGAGGAGAACCAATATAACATACGTTTCTGGAGTCAACATTGGCCATTAAGATGCTGTCATtatgcattaaatataataagtaagtGCAATTGGACTGAGATAGTATTCCCACAATTGAAGACACATTGCACAGATATGGAACt TGACATCAAATGGATAAATCCtaacataaaagaaaatgaacaACAAAAGCAAGCagtgaaaaagatattaaataaaacagcaCAACCTGCaccttatataatttttggtcCCCCAGGTACTGGAAAGACAGCAACAGTGGTTGAAGCTATATGTCAG ATTGTGAGACAATTTccgacaaaaaatatattgatgtGCACGGTATCTAATGCAGCAGCTGATGAAATAACCAAAAGATTAACTAAAAATGTTCCAATGAACCTGATACATCGAATGTATGCTCCGTCTAGAGAATg ggGGACTGTAGATAAGAAAATTCAACCATGTGCGAATTTTGTTGAGGAAACTACAATCTTTTTATCAAAGGAGCTAttgttacgaaaaaaaattattattacaacattAATATCGGCCACAAg ATTAATTGAGGTAGAATTGCgagaaaatcatttttcttacatatttaTCGATGAGGCAAGTCAAGCAACTGAACCAGATATGTTAATTCCGCTCGCGATAATGAAAAGAATCGAAGATGAGAGAATTGAATCTCAAGTACAAATTGTTATGGCTGGTGATCCTTATCAATTGGGACCTGTCATTCGTTGCAGAAGAGTTAAGCATCTTCTTggcaagtttttttttaagacattaaatatgttatttatatattacaattttatagttattacatttattacttGTACAGAAACATCTATGTTGGAAAGATTAATGAATGTTTGTGGTCTATATAAAAAGcaagatgaaaaatataatccaaactacataacaaaattagttaaaaattaccgTAGTCACGAAAATCTTTTGCACatttcaaatcaattattttatgacaATGAATTAGAGATTTGTGGAGGAGCTGATACACAAATGGCTTTAAATTGGTCGTACttgccaaataaaaattttcctaTGATATTTCAAGAAGTTCGAGATATAGAAATAAGAGCCACAACACGTAG TGTCTCTAACAGAGGTGAAGTACAAGCGGTAATGGCATATTTGGATATATTAATGAAGTCAAAATTTGGTAAACGCACAATAACGTCACAGGACATTGGAATCATAACGCCTTTTAAACAACAGCAGCTAGACATCAGCCATCATTTAGCTACTAAAAACTTGAAAGACATAACTGTGGGAACAGTTGAAACATTTCAAGGACAAGAACGAAATGTGATCATATTGTCAACGGTACGATCTGAAAGCTTCGTACATAATGGCGAAGAGCATATTGGCTTGTTATCTAATCCAAAg agatTTAATGTTGCTTTAACACGTGCAAAGGCACTTATAATCATTATGGGAAATCCAGATGTACTCTGCAAAGATAAATATTGGAAAATACTTTTGACGTACTGTAAGAAGCATAACGGATATATTTCCTTTGAAGAGATGTTAAACAaagatgtaataataaaattaaacagtaATTCTAAACTTTATTCATAG
- the LOC105840925 gene encoding putative helicase MOV-10 isoform X1, with protein sequence MDFVKFLLHMVYRIRSLFVLVIFNSIFIMQRKNENQDFMICTAPALASRLKLPVVIIPFNLEFALKKINGLELYSKTPNKSGFNLNLFNNYKICIESLSDVNKITEQNYLVILKICLYLIQFEINCEMKKCTLLKYSIKKFDLIEDCFIIDMSSLNNDYSIIIPNDNVILCEINTKVIIKARVVKVQENYIIIKPYYSRDVKILNSEENQYNIRFWSQHWPLRCCHYALNIISKCNWTEIVFPQLKTHCTDMELDIKWINPNIKENEQQKQAVKKILNKTAQPAPYIIFGPPGTGKTATVVEAICQIVRQFPTKNILMCTVSNAAADEITKRLTKNVPMNLIHRMYAPSREWGTVDKKIQPCANFVEETTIFLSKELLLRKKIIITTLISATRLIEVELRENHFSYIFIDEASQATEPDMLIPLAIMKRIEDERIESQVQIVMAGDPYQLGPVIRCRRVKHLLGKFFFKTLNMLFIYYNFIVITFITCTETSMLERLMNVCGLYKKQDEKYNPNYITKLVKNYRSHENLLHISNQLFYDNELEICGGADTQMALNWSYLPNKNFPMIFQEVRDIEIRATTRSVSNRGEVQAVMAYLDILMKSKFGKRTITSQDIGIITPFKQQQLDISHHLATKNLKDITVGTVETFQGQERNVIILSTVRSESFVHNGEEHIGLLSNPKRFNVALTRAKALIIIMGNPDVLCKDKYWKILLTYCKKHNGYISFEEMLNKDVIIKLNSNSKLYS encoded by the exons ATGGatttcgtaaaatttcttcttcatATG GTTTACCGGATTAGGTCACTGTTtgtattagtaatttttaacagtattttcataatgcagaGAAAGAATGAGAATCAAGattttat gaTTTGTACAGCACCTGCATTGGCATCAAGATTGAAGTTGCCAGTAGTTATTATTccatttaatttagaatttgcattaaaaaagataaatggcTTAGAACTGTACAGCAAAACTCCGAACAAAAgtggatttaatttaaacctatttaataattataaaatatgcattgAAAGTTTGTCTGATGTAAACAAGATAACCGAACAGAATTATttggttatattaaaaatatgtttatatctaATACAATTCGAAATAAATTGTGAAATGAAAAAGTGCACATTGTTAAAGTATTCaattaagaaatttgatttgatagaagattgttttattattgatatgaGCTCTTTGAATAATGattattctataattatacCAAATGATAATGTGATTCTTTGTGAAATTAATactaaagtaataattaaagccAGAGTCGTAAAAgtacaagaaaattatataataataaaacccTATTATTCCAG agatgtaaaaatattgaacagCGAGGAGAACCAATATAACATACGTTTCTGGAGTCAACATTGGCCATTAAGATGCTGTCATtatgcattaaatataataagtaagtGCAATTGGACTGAGATAGTATTCCCACAATTGAAGACACATTGCACAGATATGGAACt TGACATCAAATGGATAAATCCtaacataaaagaaaatgaacaACAAAAGCAAGCagtgaaaaagatattaaataaaacagcaCAACCTGCaccttatataatttttggtcCCCCAGGTACTGGAAAGACAGCAACAGTGGTTGAAGCTATATGTCAG ATTGTGAGACAATTTccgacaaaaaatatattgatgtGCACGGTATCTAATGCAGCAGCTGATGAAATAACCAAAAGATTAACTAAAAATGTTCCAATGAACCTGATACATCGAATGTATGCTCCGTCTAGAGAATg ggGGACTGTAGATAAGAAAATTCAACCATGTGCGAATTTTGTTGAGGAAACTACAATCTTTTTATCAAAGGAGCTAttgttacgaaaaaaaattattattacaacattAATATCGGCCACAAg ATTAATTGAGGTAGAATTGCgagaaaatcatttttcttacatatttaTCGATGAGGCAAGTCAAGCAACTGAACCAGATATGTTAATTCCGCTCGCGATAATGAAAAGAATCGAAGATGAGAGAATTGAATCTCAAGTACAAATTGTTATGGCTGGTGATCCTTATCAATTGGGACCTGTCATTCGTTGCAGAAGAGTTAAGCATCTTCTTggcaagtttttttttaagacattaaatatgttatttatatattacaattttatagttattacatttattacttGTACAGAAACATCTATGTTGGAAAGATTAATGAATGTTTGTGGTCTATATAAAAAGcaagatgaaaaatataatccaaactacataacaaaattagttaaaaattaccgTAGTCACGAAAATCTTTTGCACatttcaaatcaattattttatgacaATGAATTAGAGATTTGTGGAGGAGCTGATACACAAATGGCTTTAAATTGGTCGTACttgccaaataaaaattttcctaTGATATTTCAAGAAGTTCGAGATATAGAAATAAGAGCCACAACACGTAG TGTCTCTAACAGAGGTGAAGTACAAGCGGTAATGGCATATTTGGATATATTAATGAAGTCAAAATTTGGTAAACGCACAATAACGTCACAGGACATTGGAATCATAACGCCTTTTAAACAACAGCAGCTAGACATCAGCCATCATTTAGCTACTAAAAACTTGAAAGACATAACTGTGGGAACAGTTGAAACATTTCAAGGACAAGAACGAAATGTGATCATATTGTCAACGGTACGATCTGAAAGCTTCGTACATAATGGCGAAGAGCATATTGGCTTGTTATCTAATCCAAAg agatTTAATGTTGCTTTAACACGTGCAAAGGCACTTATAATCATTATGGGAAATCCAGATGTACTCTGCAAAGATAAATATTGGAAAATACTTTTGACGTACTGTAAGAAGCATAACGGATATATTTCCTTTGAAGAGATGTTAAACAaagatgtaataataaaattaaacagtaATTCTAAACTTTATTCATAG
- the LOC105840925 gene encoding putative helicase MOV-10 isoform X2, producing MNEVYRIRSLFVLVIFNSIFIMQRKNENQDFMICTAPALASRLKLPVVIIPFNLEFALKKINGLELYSKTPNKSGFNLNLFNNYKICIESLSDVNKITEQNYLVILKICLYLIQFEINCEMKKCTLLKYSIKKFDLIEDCFIIDMSSLNNDYSIIIPNDNVILCEINTKVIIKARVVKVQENYIIIKPYYSRDVKILNSEENQYNIRFWSQHWPLRCCHYALNIISKCNWTEIVFPQLKTHCTDMELDIKWINPNIKENEQQKQAVKKILNKTAQPAPYIIFGPPGTGKTATVVEAICQIVRQFPTKNILMCTVSNAAADEITKRLTKNVPMNLIHRMYAPSREWGTVDKKIQPCANFVEETTIFLSKELLLRKKIIITTLISATRLIEVELRENHFSYIFIDEASQATEPDMLIPLAIMKRIEDERIESQVQIVMAGDPYQLGPVIRCRRVKHLLGKFFFKTLNMLFIYYNFIVITFITCTETSMLERLMNVCGLYKKQDEKYNPNYITKLVKNYRSHENLLHISNQLFYDNELEICGGADTQMALNWSYLPNKNFPMIFQEVRDIEIRATTRSVSNRGEVQAVMAYLDILMKSKFGKRTITSQDIGIITPFKQQQLDISHHLATKNLKDITVGTVETFQGQERNVIILSTVRSESFVHNGEEHIGLLSNPKRFNVALTRAKALIIIMGNPDVLCKDKYWKILLTYCKKHNGYISFEEMLNKDVIIKLNSNSKLYS from the exons ATGAATGAG GTTTACCGGATTAGGTCACTGTTtgtattagtaatttttaacagtattttcataatgcagaGAAAGAATGAGAATCAAGattttat gaTTTGTACAGCACCTGCATTGGCATCAAGATTGAAGTTGCCAGTAGTTATTATTccatttaatttagaatttgcattaaaaaagataaatggcTTAGAACTGTACAGCAAAACTCCGAACAAAAgtggatttaatttaaacctatttaataattataaaatatgcattgAAAGTTTGTCTGATGTAAACAAGATAACCGAACAGAATTATttggttatattaaaaatatgtttatatctaATACAATTCGAAATAAATTGTGAAATGAAAAAGTGCACATTGTTAAAGTATTCaattaagaaatttgatttgatagaagattgttttattattgatatgaGCTCTTTGAATAATGattattctataattatacCAAATGATAATGTGATTCTTTGTGAAATTAATactaaagtaataattaaagccAGAGTCGTAAAAgtacaagaaaattatataataataaaacccTATTATTCCAG agatgtaaaaatattgaacagCGAGGAGAACCAATATAACATACGTTTCTGGAGTCAACATTGGCCATTAAGATGCTGTCATtatgcattaaatataataagtaagtGCAATTGGACTGAGATAGTATTCCCACAATTGAAGACACATTGCACAGATATGGAACt TGACATCAAATGGATAAATCCtaacataaaagaaaatgaacaACAAAAGCAAGCagtgaaaaagatattaaataaaacagcaCAACCTGCaccttatataatttttggtcCCCCAGGTACTGGAAAGACAGCAACAGTGGTTGAAGCTATATGTCAG ATTGTGAGACAATTTccgacaaaaaatatattgatgtGCACGGTATCTAATGCAGCAGCTGATGAAATAACCAAAAGATTAACTAAAAATGTTCCAATGAACCTGATACATCGAATGTATGCTCCGTCTAGAGAATg ggGGACTGTAGATAAGAAAATTCAACCATGTGCGAATTTTGTTGAGGAAACTACAATCTTTTTATCAAAGGAGCTAttgttacgaaaaaaaattattattacaacattAATATCGGCCACAAg ATTAATTGAGGTAGAATTGCgagaaaatcatttttcttacatatttaTCGATGAGGCAAGTCAAGCAACTGAACCAGATATGTTAATTCCGCTCGCGATAATGAAAAGAATCGAAGATGAGAGAATTGAATCTCAAGTACAAATTGTTATGGCTGGTGATCCTTATCAATTGGGACCTGTCATTCGTTGCAGAAGAGTTAAGCATCTTCTTggcaagtttttttttaagacattaaatatgttatttatatattacaattttatagttattacatttattacttGTACAGAAACATCTATGTTGGAAAGATTAATGAATGTTTGTGGTCTATATAAAAAGcaagatgaaaaatataatccaaactacataacaaaattagttaaaaattaccgTAGTCACGAAAATCTTTTGCACatttcaaatcaattattttatgacaATGAATTAGAGATTTGTGGAGGAGCTGATACACAAATGGCTTTAAATTGGTCGTACttgccaaataaaaattttcctaTGATATTTCAAGAAGTTCGAGATATAGAAATAAGAGCCACAACACGTAG TGTCTCTAACAGAGGTGAAGTACAAGCGGTAATGGCATATTTGGATATATTAATGAAGTCAAAATTTGGTAAACGCACAATAACGTCACAGGACATTGGAATCATAACGCCTTTTAAACAACAGCAGCTAGACATCAGCCATCATTTAGCTACTAAAAACTTGAAAGACATAACTGTGGGAACAGTTGAAACATTTCAAGGACAAGAACGAAATGTGATCATATTGTCAACGGTACGATCTGAAAGCTTCGTACATAATGGCGAAGAGCATATTGGCTTGTTATCTAATCCAAAg agatTTAATGTTGCTTTAACACGTGCAAAGGCACTTATAATCATTATGGGAAATCCAGATGTACTCTGCAAAGATAAATATTGGAAAATACTTTTGACGTACTGTAAGAAGCATAACGGATATATTTCCTTTGAAGAGATGTTAAACAaagatgtaataataaaattaaacagtaATTCTAAACTTTATTCATAG